In Populus trichocarpa isolate Nisqually-1 chromosome 7, P.trichocarpa_v4.1, whole genome shotgun sequence, the following proteins share a genomic window:
- the LOC7456314 gene encoding uncharacterized protein LOC7456314, producing the protein MMKIQMESNGSQHHHLHQDQNFRYSQFSNGGVYDYHDNHNDEIDQVLQFYSNYNKSEINGKGKGRIILPSPPSTTTATSSASTSSNVGSGFIEHPVSKLDTLAGVAIKYGVEVADIKKMNGLVTDLQMFALKSLQIPLPGRHPPSLFLSNGFDTPRLSSYEQTPPRGLQSDVFDSFQYLNPKSSQLKVSPAMSSLQGYYGLKPKDQKNTSKGFEMAVNRNGYSHHLEGGLYLKPSPASHPPLCLHRKTRSWVNELLDENNELVNKLFLDDAKEIESEKLVRRRQKSETDFTSIDSDLLIREENSGAAFSTITGKCLALRPKAGNRATKNVEAAGLISAQSGPRDVADGFPMVRKSSSTPSLNDQDSISSSIWPTSKWSLKPDLQALSASTITRPIFDGLPKPTTGRKNKTALD; encoded by the exons ATGATGAAGATTCAGATGGAAAGTAACGGCAGTCAGCATCACCATCTGCATCAGGATCAGAATTTCAGGTACAGTCAGTTTTCAAACGGCGGCGTTTATGATTATCATGATAATCACAACGATGAGATAGATCAAGTTTTGCAATTCTATAGTAATTATAACAAGAGCGAAATTAATGGCAAAGGGAAGGGTCGAATTATACTGCCGTCGCCACCATCAACTACCACAGCAACGTCGTCTGCTTCTACCTCTTCAAATGTTGGCAGCGGATTTATTGAACACCCGGTTTCCAAGCTGGATACTCTTGCCGGTGTCGCAATAAAATACGGGgtggag GTGGCTGACATAAAAAAGATGAATGGCTTGGTTACAGATCTTCAAATGTTTGCTCTCAAGTCACTCCAGATTCCATTACCTGGAAGACATCCACCCTCATTGTTCTTATCAAATGGTTTTGATACTCCACG ACTGAGCAGTTATGAACAGACCCCGCCACGAGGTTTGCAGTCTGATGTCTTTGATTCATTCCAGTATTTGAATCCCAAATCTTCGCAGCTTAAGGTTTCTCCAGCTATGAGCTCTTTACAAGGTTACTACGGGCTTAAGCCGAAAGATCAAAAGAACACATCTAAAGGTTTTGAGATGGCAGTCAACAGGAATGGATATTCTCATCATCTGGAAGGTGGTCTGTATCTTAAACCATCACCAGCTTCCCACCCGCCTTTGTGCCTCCATCGGAAAACTAGAAGCTGGGTTAATGAGTTACTTGACGAGAACAATGAACTGGTTAACAAATTATTCCTTGATGATGCAAAGGAAATTGAGTCTGAGAAATTGGTGAGGCGTCGTCAGAAATCAGAAACTGATTTCACTTCCATCGACTCTGACTTGCTGATTAGAGAGGAAAACAGCGGGGCTGCTTTCTCGACAATCACTGGAAAATGCTTAGCCCTCAGACCCAAAGCAGGAAACCGAGCCACAAAAAATGTTGAGGCAGCTGGTTTGATCTCTGCACAATCAGGTCCCAGAGATGTGGCTGATGGATTTCCCATGGTTAGGAAGTCATCAAGCACGCCTAGTTTGAATGATCAAGACAGTATTAGTTCTTCCATCTGGCCAACATCGAAGTGGAGTTTGAAGCCAGATTTGCAAGCCTTGTCTGCTTCAACCATAACGAGACCAATCTTTGATGGATTGCCAAAACCAACAActggtcggaaaaacaaaacagcGCTCGATTAG